A portion of the Podospora pseudoanserina strain CBS 124.78 chromosome 2, whole genome shotgun sequence genome contains these proteins:
- the cip2 gene encoding carbohydrate-binding module 1 (COG:G; EggNog:ENOG503NXFY; CAZy:CE15), translated as MVALGLATREHYPMGGFISTDKEKGKSITLSELLSFTMISQTVVSSLLVVLGAAGVRAQQRQSLWGQCGGSGWSGPTLCVDGAWCNPQNQWYHQCIPGSGPTTAQPQVPTTTARPTTTLVTSVVSSTTSPSDPVVTNPPVNPGTCPNTPSGLGTPVANQLNDPFTFHNGNKVTSKADWACRQREISELLQRYELGTLPPKPSSVTASFSGSTLSISVSEGGRSISFTVSINNRPSGAGPHPAIINFGTFGASLPVPAGVATINFNNDDIAQQQGGSSRGRGKFYDLYGSSHSAGALTAWAWGVSRIVDALELTQAQTGIDPTRLGVTGCSRNGKGAIVAGALEPRIALTLPQESGAGGSGCWRIATWQKNNGQNVQDSTQIVQENVWFSPNFNSYVNNVNQLPFDHHLLAGLIAPRALYVMENVDMEWLGKISTYGCMGIARKQWEALGVLDNFGYSQVGGNSHCSFPSSQQGSELNAFIDKFLLKRSGGNTNIFRSTQTHSSFNLNNWSPWAVPSLN; from the exons ATGGTGGCTCTTGGCCTGGCTACCAGGGAACACTACCCCATGGGGGGGTTCATTTCAA cggacaaggagaagggaaaATCGATCACACTTTCCGAACTTTTGTCTTTCACCATGATCTCGCAGACAGTTGTTTCCTCCCTCCTGGTCGTCCTCGGCGCCGCCGGCGTCAGGGCCCAGCAACGCCAGAGTCTCTGGGGACAGTGCGGTGGTTCCGGCTGGAGCGGCCCTACACTCTGTGTTGACGGCGCGTGGtgcaacccccaaaaccaatgGTATCACCAATGCATTCCAGGCAGTGGTCCTACCACGGCCCAGCCTCAGGTGCCTACCACCACTGCcagaccaacaacaacgctcGTCACATCTGTTgtttcctccaccacctccccgtcGGATCCCGTGGTGACGAATCCTCCCGTGAACCCCGGTACTTGCCCAAATACACCGTCGGGCTTAGGAACGCCAGTGGCCAACCAGCTCAACGACCCCTTCACCTTCCACAACGGAAACAAGGTCACCAGCAAGGCGGACTGGGCCTGCCGCCAGAGGGAAATCTCTGAGCTTCTCCAGCGCTATGAGCTCGGAACTctcccccccaagcccagcaGCGTGACGGCCTCCTTTTCAGGAAGCACGCTTTCCATCTCGGTCTCTGAGGGTGGCAGGTCCATTTCCTTCACCGTCTCCATCAACAACCGTCCTTCCGGGGCGGGTCCGCACCCGGCCATTATCAACTTTGGCACCTTTGGCGCGTCCCTCCCTGTCCCTGCTGGCGTGGCCACCATCAACTTCAATAACGACGACATTGCCCAGCAGCAGGGCGGCTCTTCCCGCGGCCGTGGCAAGTTCTACGACCTGTACGGGTCTAGCCACTCGGCCGGTGCGCTCACCGCATGGGCCTGGGGTGTCTCCCGCATTGTCGACGCGCTCGAGCTCACCCAGGCTCAGACTGGCATTGACCCTACCCGCCTCGGTGTCACCGGCTGCTCGCGCAACGGAAAGGGTGCTATCGTGGCCGGTGCCCTCGAGCCCAGAATCGCCCTCACCTTGCCCCAGGAATCAGGCGCTGGCGGCTCGGGGTGCTGGAGAATTGCCACATGGCAGAAGAACAACGGGCAGAATGTCCAGGATTCCACCCAGATCGTCCAGGAGAACGTCTGGTTCTCGCCCAACTTCAACAGCTATGTCAACAACGTTAACCAACTTCCTTTTGATCACCACTTGCTCGCTGGTCTGATTGCCCCCCGCGCCCTCTACGTCATGGAGAACGTGGATATGGAGTGGCTTGGTAAGATCTCGACCTACGGCTGCATGGGAATTGCCCGCAAGCAGTGGGAGGCTCTTGGTGTGCTGGACAACTTTGGCTACTCTCAGGTCGGCGGCAACAGCCACTGCAGCTTCCCGTCCAGTCAGCAAGGCAGCGAGCTCAATGCCTTCATTGACAAGTTCTTGCTCAAGAGGAGCGGaggcaacaccaacatcttcAGAAGCACTCAGACTCACTCGAGCTTCAATCTCAACAACTGGAGCCCGTGGGCTGTTCCCTCTCTGAACTAA
- a CDS encoding hypothetical protein (EggNog:ENOG503PBKZ), with protein sequence MNSPRLSSPPGARLRHTPIHSLSLRYLLIVPILLAIVTAVVLFQHSDTNIYMLYSQCHARSRIPWLSHIPLLGTPSCFLVSFFGEAAASLRSSAILSVIFSFLAGLLTVSTVEAARICNAPSILIAYPTGLWLIFDLIGGAFVWELIIIPAFFHRSREIITSRRQDLPTSDVPSADPTFGEAMRHLTKTSETIAIPFAVASGFVAPSILMLAHTSPVTVLIWLFFPLWTTFLRQSARKLTTLSLVKLNESWQETLHLESSTLGMVRVYLLPILCSVASHIFLLWTLSQPDDRKEMTRSTLKFITIDAFFVGLTVLYWILVEAGWRVAAMMVFTSVVLGPGAGVCLGWVYREATLNPAGASGSGVTVVAVGAGPGRREEGGEPGEGTPLLR encoded by the coding sequence ATGAACAGCCCGCGGTTGTCATCCCCGCCAGGGGCCAGGCTACGAcacacccccatccacagcctctccctccgctACCTTCTTATTGTGCCCATCCTCTTGGCCATAGTAACCGCCGTTGTCCTCTTCCAACACTCGGATACCAACATCTATATGCTCTACTCACAATGCCATGCCCGTTCCCGCATCCCGTGGCTCAGTCATATTCCTCTGCTCGGAACTCCATCCTGCTTTCTTGTCTCCTTCTTTGGTGAAGCCGCGGCTTCTCTCCGCAGCTCGGCCATTCTCTCCGTCATCttttccttcctcgccggcctcctcACTGTGTCGACTGTCGAGGCAGCCAGGATATGCAATGCCCCTTCGATCTTGATCGCCTACCCAACTGGCTTGTGGCTCATCTTCGACCTCATCGGTGGCGCCTTTGTTTGggagctcatcatcatcccggCCTTCTTCCACCGCAGCCGCGAAATCATCACGTCCCGTCGCCAGGACCTTCCTACTTCTGACGTCCCCTCAGCCGATCCGACATTTGGTGAAGCCATGCGCCACCTGACCAAGACCTCCGAGACCATCGCCATCCCCTTTGCCGTGGCCTCTGGCTTTGTTGCGCCATCCATTCTGATGCTGGCCCACACAAGCCCGGTGACGGTTCTCATCTGGCTGTTTTTCCCGCTTTGGACAACGTTTCTTAGACAGTCAGCCCGCAAGCTCACCACACTGTCTCTGGTCAAGTTGAACGAGTCTTGGCAGGAAACTCTGCACCTCGAATCCAGCACTTTGGGTATGGTACGAGTCTaccttcttcccatcctgTGCTCGGTCGCCTCCCACATATTTTTGCTGTGGACCCTGTCCCAGCCAGACGATAGGAAAGAAATGACGCGGTCGACGCTAAAGTTCATTACCATCGACGCTTTTTTTGTCGGGTTGACGGTCCTGTACTGGATCTTGGTCGAGGCCGGGTGGAGGGTGGCCGCTATGATGGTGTTCACCTCGGTAGTACTTGGCCCTGGCGCGGGTGTTTGCCTGGGATGGGTCTATCGGGAAGCGACACTCAATCCTGCAGGCGCTTCTGGGAGCGGAGTGACGGTTGTGGCGGTTGGTGCCGGCCccgggaggagagaagaagggggtgagcCAGGTGAAGGGACACCCCTCCTTCGTTAA